The Ramlibacter sp. PS4R-6 nucleotide sequence CCGCGGCGCTGCTGCTGGCGCTGGCTTTCCTCCCGGTGCCGCGGCGGGCCTGCGCGGCGCTGGTGCTGCTGGCGCTGATGCTGCACCTGAGCCTGTTGAACCAGGCGCCCGCCAGCGCGTACTTCACGCACACGCTGCAGGCCTGGGAGCAGGGACGCTTCATCCGCTTCCACGGCGTCGCGCAGTGGCTGGGATGGGTGTGGCCTTACGTCACGCTGGCCTATGTGCTGGTGCGCGTCTCGCGATCGGACGCGCAAAATAAAATCGAACGATGACCGACAGCGCGCCTTCCTACTACAAGCACCATGTCTTCTTCTGCCTGAACGAGCGAGACAAGGGCGAAGCCTCCTGCGCGCCGCACGGCGCGCGCGCCGCGCTGGACCGCTGCAAGGCGAAGGTGAAGGAGGCGGGCCTGGCCGGGCCGGGCGGCGTGCGCGTCAACCAGGCCGGCTGCATGAACCGCTGCCAGGGCGGCCCGATCGCGGTGGTCTACCCCGAGGCGGTCTGGTACACCTACGTCGACGAGTCCGACATCGACGAGATCGTCGAATCGCACCTGAAGAACGGCCGCGTCGTGCAGCGCCTGCTCACGCCGCTGCACCTGGGCCGATGAACCTGCGCACCCGGCGCTTCACGATCGCAGGCCCCGCCGGCGCGATCGAGATGCTGGCCGACGAGCCCGGCGAAGGCGCGCCGCCGCACGGCACCGCCGTCATCGCGCATCCCCACCCGCTCTTTGCGGGGACGATGGAGAACAAGGTCGTGCAGACGCTCGCGCGTGCCTTCGTGCAAAGCGGCTGGCGCTCGCTGCGCTTCAACTTCCGCGGCGTCGGCGCGTCCGAAGGTGCGCACGACGAAGGGCGCGGCGAACTCGACGACCTGCTGCACATCGTGGCGCAGGAAGCGCCGCCGGGGCCGCTGGCGCTGGCGGGCTTCTCGTTCGGTTCCTTCGTCGCCGCGGGCGCCGTCGCGCGGCTGTGGGCCGAGCGCACGCCGGAAAAGATCGTGCTGGTCGGCACGGCGGCCTCGCGCTTCACGGTCGCCACGCTCCCGGCGGAAGCGCACGACCGCACGCTCGTGGTCCATGGCGAGGAAGACGACACGGTGCCGCTCGCGTCGGTGATGGACTGGGCGCGGCCGCAGCAACTCCCCGTTACCGTTGTGCCCGGTGGCGGGCACTTCTTTCACGGACAATTGCCCCTCCTGAAGAGCCTCGTGGTTCGCCACCTGCGTTCGTAACCAACACCATGAACCGATTCCTGAAGGCGCTCCTCGCGCCCGTCCTCGCTTTCGCCTGCATCGCCGCTTGGGCGCAGACGCCCCAGCCGCCCGAGATCGCGGCGCGCAGCTACCTCCTGGTCGACGTCAGCGCCAACCAGGTGCTGGCCGGGCGCGACATCGATTCGCCGGTCGAGCCGGCGTCGCTCACCAAGCTCATGACGCAGTACTTGGTGTTCGACGCGCTGCGCGCCAGGAAGATCACGCTGGAGCAGCGCCTGCCCGTGAGCGTGCGGGCCTGGAAGATCGGCGGTTCGACGATGTTCATCGACCCGAAGATGACGGTGCCGGTGGACGACCTGATCAAGGGGATGATCGTGCAGTCGGGCAACGACGCCACGATCGCGCTGGCCGAAGGCGTGGGCGGCACCGTCGAACACTTCGTCGAACTCATGAACCAGCAGGCCAAGACACTGGGCATGAAGAACACCGCGTACCGCAACCCGGAAGGCCTGACCACCGCAGGGCACACCACGACGGCGCGCGACCTGTCGATCCTCGCCACGCGCATCCTGCAGGACTTCCCGGAGTACCTGCATTACTACTCCATCCGGAAATACCGCTACGAAGGCACGCCGACGGCCAACGACACCAACCGGAACATGCTGCTGTTCCGCGACCCGACGGTGGACGGCCTGAAGACCGGCCACACGGAAGCCGCCGGCTACTGCCTGATCGCCACCGCCAAGCGCGACTTCCCCAACCTGCAAGGCCGCCGCCTGCTGGCCATCGTGCTGGGTGCGTCCAGCGAGACCGCCCGCGCCAATGAGGCCCAGAAGCTGCTGAACTGGGGCTACACCGCCTACGAGGGCGTCAAGCTCTTCGACGCCAACCAGGCGGTGGTCACGCCCGAGGTCTGGAAGGGCACCCAGAAGACGGCCAAGCTGGGGCGCGCGCAGCCCATCGTGCTGGCGGTGCCGGCGGGCACCTCGGCGCGGATCAAGACCCAGGTGGCCCGCCCCGACCCGCTGCTGGCGCCCCTGGCGAAAGGCCAGCAGGTGGCCGTGCTCAAGGTGTCTTCCGGCGACCAGCCCCTGATGGAAGTGCCCCTGGTGGCGCTGGAAGGGGTGGAGCAGGCCGGCATCTTGAGCCGGGCCTGGGATTCGGTCCGCCTTTGGGTGAAATGACCCCGGCCATCTAGGCAGGGTTTGCCCTTCCCGGATATACTCGTGGGCTTTCCCGCAATTGGGGCGGGGAACTTTTCCCATTGGGAATCCCATTTCACGCTTGTCTAGGGACATTTTTTAATGCCAACCATCAACCAACTCGTGCGTCAGGGGCGGGAGGTCGAGAAGACCAAATCCAAGTCGCCCGCGATGCAGAACAGCCCCCAGCGTCGGGGCGTGTGCACCCGTGTGTACACGACGACGCCGAAGAAGCCGAACTCGGCCCTTCGCAAGGTCGCCAAGGTGCGCCTGACCAACGGTTTCGAGGTCATCTCGTACATCGGCGGCGAAGGCCACAACCTGCAGGAGCACTCGGTGGTGCTCGTGCGCGGCGGCCGCGTGAAGGACCTGCCCGGCGTGCGTTACCACATCGTGCGCGGCTCGCTTGACCTGCAAGGCGTCAAGGACCGCAAGCAGTCCCGCTCGAAGTACGGCGCCAAGCGCCCGAAGAAGGCCTAAGAAGTTTTCGTTTTGTCGGTGCCTGGTCGCCTCGGCAGGCGAACCAAGCGTAGTGACCCCAAAAAGCAATAGTGCTTCGGGTCGAGTAAGCGGGAAGCCGATTGGCTCCCTGGGCCCCTCGAGGGCCAGCTGAAGCAATTTGAAAGGTGAATTGAAATGCCGCGTCGTCGCGAAGTCCCCAAGCGTGAAATCCTGCCGGATCCCAAGTACGGCAATGTCGAGCTCGCCAAGTTCATGAACGTCATCATGCAAGGCGGCAAGAAGGCGATCGCCGAGCGCATCGTCTACGGTGCCCTCGAGCAGATCGAGAAGAAGAACCCGGGCAAGGACCCGGTCGAGGCCTTCACGATGGCCATCAACAACGTGAAGCCGATGGTCGAAGTGAAGTCGCGCCGCGTCGGTGGCGCGAACTACCAGGTGCCCGTGGAAGTGCGCCCGATCCGCCGCCTGGCGCTGTCCATGCGCTGGCTGAAGGAAGCCGCCAAGAAGCGCGGCGAGAAGTCCATGGCCCTGCGCCTGGCCAACGAACTGATGGAAGCCACGGAAGGCCGTGGCGGCGCGATGAAGAAGCGCGACGAAGTGCACCGCATGGCCGAGGCGAACAAGGCCTTCAGCCACTTCCGCTTCTAAGACCCGTCCCCATATCCGAGGTGCGGGCCCGCCGAGAGCGGGCCCTTGCCCATTGAAAAGAAAGAATGAACATGGCCCGCAAAACGCCCATCGAACGGTACCGGAACATCGGTATCTCGGCGCACATCGACGCCGGCAAGACCACGACCACGGAACGCATCCTCTACTACACCGGCGTTAACCACAAGATCGGTGAAGTGCACGACGGCGCCGCGACCATGGACTGGATGGAGCAGGAGCAGGAGCGCGGCATCACGATCACCTCGGCTGCCACCACCTGCTTCTGGAAGGGCATGGACATGTCCTTTCCCGAGCATCGCATCAACATCATCGACACCCCCGGCCACGTGGACTTCACCATCGAGGTGGAGCGTTCCATGCGCGTGCTGGACGGCGCCTGCATGGTGTACTGCGCCGTGGGCGGCGTGCAGCCGCAGTCCGAGACGGTCTGGCGCCAGGCCAACAAGTACCGCGTGCCGCGCCTGGCGTTCGTCAACAAGATGGACCGCACCGGCGCGAACTTCTTCAAGGTCTACGAGCAGATGAAGGCGCGCCTGAAGGCGAACCCGGTGCCCATCGTGATCCCGATCGGCGCCGAGGAAAACTTCACCGGCGTGGTCGACCTGCGCAAGATGAAGGCCATCTACTGGGACGAAGCGTCCCAGGGCATGAAGTTCACCTTCGAGGAAATCCCGGCCGACCTGGTCGAGTCCGCGAAGGAATGGCGCGAGAAGATGGTCGAGGCGGCCGCCGAAGCCAACGAGGAACTGATGAACAAGTACCTCGAGGAAGGCGACCTGACCGAAACCGAGATCACGCTGGGCCTGCGCACGCGCACGATCGCCGGCGAGATCCAGCCGATGCTGTGCGGCACGGCCTTCAAGAACAAGGGCGTGCAGCGCATGCTGGACGCCGTGATCGAGCTCATGCCTTCGCCGGTGGACATCCCCCCGGTCAAGGGCACGGACGAGGACGAGAAGGAAGTCACCCGCAAGGCCGACGACAACGAGAAGTTCTCGGCGCTGGCGTTCAAGCTGATGACGGACCCGTTCGTCGGCCAGCTCACGTTCGTGCGCGTGTACTCGGGCGTGCTGTCCAAGGGCGACAGCGTCTACAACCCGATCCGCGGCAAGAAGGAGCGCATCGGCCGTATCGTGCAGATGCACGCCAATAATCGCCAGGAAATCGAGGAGATCCGCGCCGGTGACATCGCCGCCTGCGTGGGCCTGAAGGACGTCACCACCGGCGAAACGCTGTGCGACCCGGCCTCGATCGTCATGCTCGAGCGCATGGTGTTCCCCGAGCCCGTCATCGCGCAGGCCGTGGAACCCAAGACCAAGGCCGACCAGGAGAAGATGGGCGTGGCCCTGTCGCGCCTGGCCGCCGAAGACCCGTCGTTCCGCGTCAAGACCGACGAGGAATCGGGCCAGACCATCATCGCCGGCATGGGCGAACTGCACCTGGAAATCATCGTCGACCGCATGAAGCGCGAGTTCGGCGTGGAAGCCAACGTGGGCAAGCCGCAGGTCGCGTACCGCGAGACCATCCGCAAGAAGGTCACCGACGTCGAAGGCAAGTTCGTGCGCCAGTCGGGCGGCAAGGGCCAGTACGGCCACGTCGTCTTCACGGTCGAGCCGCAGGAGTCCGGCAAGGGCTTCGAGTTCGTCGACGCGATCAAGGGCGGCGTGGTGCCGCGCGAATTCATCCCGGCGGTCGAGAAGGGCGTGAACGAAGCGCTCAACACCGGCGTGATGGCGGGCTACCCGGTGGTGGACGTGAAGGTCACGCTGACCTTCGGCTCCTACCACGAGGTGGACTCGAACGAAAACGCGTTCAAGATGGCCGCCATCTTCGGCTTTAAGGAAGCCGCCAAGAAGGCCAGCCCCGTCATCCTCGAGCCGATGATGGCCGTGGAAGTCGAGACGCCCGAGGACTACGCCGGCAACGTGATGGGCGACCTGTCGTCCCGCCGCGGCATGGTGCAGGGCATGGACGACATGCCCGGCGGCGGCAAGATCATCAAGGCCGAAGTGCCGCTGTCGGAGATGTTCGGCTACTCGACGACGCTGCGCTCGATGTCGCAGGGCCGCGCCACGTACACGATGGAGTTCAAGCACTACGCCGAAGCTCCGAAGAACGTGGCCGAGGCCATCATCTCGGCGCGCACGAAGTAAATCCAACGGTCTGCGATCACCTGCCCCCCATTGCCCGCGGTGGGGGAACCAGCAAGGTGATGCAGACCTAAAACCTATACACGGGCATTGCTCTTTTTGGAGATATCAAATGGCAAAAGGCAAGTTTGAGCGGACCAAGCCGCACGTGAACGTGGGCACGATCGGCCACGTGGACCATGGCAAGACGACGCTGACGGCGGCGATCACTTCGGTGCTGGCGGCCAAGTTCGGCGGCGAAGCCAAGGCCTACGACCAGATCGATGCGGCCCCGGAAGAAAAGGCGCGCGGCATCACGATCAATACGGCGCACGTGGAGTACGAGACGTCCAAGCGCCACTACGCGCACGTTGACTGCCCCGGCCACGCCGACTATGTGAAGAACATGATCACCGGCGCCGCCCAGATGGATGGCGCCATCCTGGTGGTCTCGGCCGCCGACGGCCCCATGCCCCAGACGCGCGAGCACATCCTGCTGGCCCGCCAGGTGGGCGTGCCCTACATCATCGTGTTCATGAACAAGTGCGACATGGTCGATGACGCCGAGCTGCTGGAGCTGGTGGAGATGGAAGTTCGCGAACTCCTGTCCAAGTACGAGTTCCCCGGTGACGACACGCCCATCGTCAAGGGCTCGGCCAAACTCGCCATGGAAGGCGACAAGGGCGAGCTGGGCGAGCAAGCCATCATGAAGCTGGCCGATGCGCTGGACAGCTACATCCCCACGCCCGAGCGCGCCATTGACGGTGCGTTCCTGATGCCGGTGGAAGACGTCTTCTCCATCTCCGGCCGCGGCACGGTGGTGACGGGCCGCGTCGAGCGCGGCGTGATCAAGGTCGGCGAGGAAATCGAGATCGTGGGCCTGAAGGCGACGCTCAAGACCACCTGCACGGGCGTTGAGATGTTCCGCAAGCTGCTGGACCAGGGCCAGGCGGGCGACAACGTCGGTATCCTGCTGCGCGGCACGAAGCGCGAGGAAGTCGAGCGCGGCCAGGTGCTGTGCAAGCCCGGCTCCATCAAGCCGCACACGCACTTCACGGCCGAGATCTACGTGCTCTCCAAGGACGAAGGCGGCCGCCACACGCCGTTCTTCAACAACTACCGTCCCCAGTTCTACTTCCGCACGACGGACGTGACGGGCGCCATCGAGCTGCCCAAGGACAAGGAGATGGTGATGCCTGGCGACAACGTGACGATCACCGTCAAGCTGATCGCCCCGATCGCCATGGAAGAGGGCCTGCGCTTTGCCATCCGCGAAGGTGGCAAGACCGTCGGCGCCGGCGTCGTTGCGAAGATCATGGAGTAAGACATGGCCACGCAACAGAAAATCCGCATCCGCCTCAAGGCGTTCGACTACAAGCTGATCGACCAGTCCGCCGCCGAGATCGTCGACACGGCCAAGCGCACCGGCGCCATCGTCAAGGGCCCCGTGCCCCTGCCGACGCGCATGAAGCGCTTCGACATCCTGCGCTCGCCGCACGTGAACAAGAGCTCGCGCGACCAGTTCGAGATCCGCACGCACCAGCGCCTGATGGACATCGTCGACCCCACGGACAAGACGGTGGACGCGCTGATGAAGCTCGACTTGCCGGCCGGCGTCGACGTCGAGATCAAGCTGCAGTAAGCGCTGCCGCTGGAAAAACAAAAGCCGCCCTCGGGCGGCTTTTTCATTGCGTCGAAACTTCAGCGCTTGCCGTTCAGCCAGTCCTCGTACGCCTGGAAGCCGTACGGCCGCCCCAGGAAGTCCGAGACCAGGTTCGCGGCCGGCTTCGTGCCCGTCGCTTCCAACACGTACTTGCGGTACTTCATCGCTGCGTCGGGCTTCATGATGTCGCCCTGCGCGGTGAACGCGCTGTACATGTCCTTGGCGATCACCAGCGACCACATGTAGGTGTAGTAGATCGCCGAATAGCCGTCGAGGTGGCCGAAGGCCGTCTGGAAGTGGGTGCCGGGCACGTACTTGAAGGGCGTGTACTTCTCCTGCTGCTGCGCGGTGAACAGCGTGGTGTCCAGGCCCTTCGGGTCGCGGTTGTGCAGGCCCAGGCTGATGGCCGCCAGCGACATCTGCTGCCGCACGAACAGGCCGTTGCCGAACTCCTCGGCGTCCTTCAGCTTCTGCGCCAGCGCCAGCGGGATCGGCTGCTTCGTCTGGTAGTGGATGGCGAAGGACTGCAGGGTCTTCGGATCGCGCGCCCACTCCTCCAGCATCTGCGACGGGGCTTCGACGAAGTCCCACTCCACGCCCGCGCCCGACCAGCGTTGCTGGCCCGCGAGGACGTGGTGCACCAGGTGGCCGAATTCGTGGAAGAAGGTGACGACGTCGTTGTGCTGCATCAGCCCCGGGTCACCGTCCTTGGGCTGGGGGAAGTTGCAGACCAGCACGCCCTCGGGCAGCGCCACGTCGGCCTTGCCGGGCACCAGCGTGAACTGCGCATAGTGCTTGTACTTGTTGGCGCGCGGGTGCATGTCCAGGTAGATGCGCCCGAGCAGGCGCGAGCCGTCGAACACGTCGTAGGCCTCGACCTCCGGCGCCCAGACCTTGGCGTTCGCCACGCGCTGGTAGCGGATGCCGAACAGCTTGCCGGTGGTGGCGAGCACCGCGTTCTTGACGTTCTCGTATTGGAAGTACGGGCGCACCTCGCGCGCATCGACGCCGAACTTCTCCGACTTGATGCGGTCGGTGAGGTAGCCGGTGTCCCAGGGATTGAGAGCGGCGGCCGCCGGCTCGTCCTTCTGCTTGCGCGCCAGCAGATCGGCGTAGTCGCGTCTGGAGCGCGCATCCGCCGCGGTGGAGATCTTCTCGATGAACTCACCGGCCTTGGTGCCGCTCTCGATCATCTTGTCGGCGGTGATGTAGTCGGCCCAGTTCCTGAAGCCCAGCAGCGTGGCCTTCTCGTGGCGCTTGGCCAGGATCTGCTCCAGCACCGCGATGTTCTTCGGGTAGGCGCGGGTGCGGTACAGCTTCCAGTAGGCCTCGCGCACCGCGCCGCGCCTGGCATACGACATGAACGGCACGTAGTCGGGGCTGTCGGTGGTCAGGACCACCTTGCCGGCCGCGTTCGGCTTATGGGCCTTCACGTAGTCCTCGGGCAGGCCCTCGAGGTCGGCGGGATCGACCTCCATCCTCAGCACGCTTTCGCGGATGTTTCGCGCGAATTCCTGGCTCAGCTTCACCAGGTCGCCCTCGATCTGCTTGACGCGGTTGCGGGTGGCCTCGTCTCGGTCCACGCCCGCCAGGCGGAAGCCCAGCAGCGTGCGCTCCACGTAGTAGCGCCCGGCCGCATCCAGGGCCTTGGCGTCGATCGCCGCCAGGGCGTCGTAGATGCCGCGGTCCAGCGAGAACTCGGTGCCCAGCTCCTGGGTTTCCTGGTCGCAGGTCTCTGCGGCTTCCCGCATGGCCTTGTCCGGGTGGGTTTCATGGCCGAGGCTGGCGCGGGCATTAGCGGCCGACAGGTGCCACTGGGCCTTGTCGTAGGCCTCCAGGACACCGGCCGGGGCGGCCTTGAGCAGCTTCAGGGCGGCCATCCCGGCCTTGGCCTGGGCCATGTCGGCCCGGCAGCCTTCCAGGAACTGGGCAGGCGTGCCCGTCAGGACGCCGGAGGCCCCGACGGGCGCCGGGGCGGCGAGGGCGGGGAGGAAGGGGATGGACAGGGTGGCGAACAGGGCGCAGGCGGCGGCCGCTCGGGTGGGTCTCACGGGAGGTACTCCTACGGTTTGCTTGTGGCAGGCCGGGATTCTTGCAGATGCCCGGCCTCCAGCCTTTGCAGGCTTTCCCGGGGAAGGCTATAATCGCGGACTTCGCCCGAAGTACGGGTGGAGTTTTTTATCAACCTTCTTGTCGCCGTTTCCCGATTCTTCGGATGAAGGAAGCGTCCAACGCGGAAGCCAATTGCAGCGGCCGCGGCGCAAGTAACGGAGCAACAACATGAGTCTGAGCACCCAATTGGGTCTCTTGGGCCGCAAGGTGGGCATGATGCGCCTGTTCACCGATGACGGGGACGCAGTCCCGGTCACGGTGGTGGATGTGTCGGGCAACCGCGTCACCCAGGTCAAGTCCCAGGACACGGACGGCTACGTGGCCCTGCAGGTCACGTTCGGCAAGCGCCGCGCCTCGCGCGTTTCCAAGCCGATGGCGGGCCACCTCGCCAAGGCCGGCGTCGAAGCCGGCGAAATCATCCAGGAATTCCGCGTGACGGCCGATACGGCCGCGAAGTACGCCGCCGGCGCCACCGTGCCCGTCGCCGACCTCTTCGCCGCGGGCCAGAAGGTCGACGTGCAAGGCACCTCGATCGGCAAGGGCTACGCCGGCACGATCAAGCGCCACAACATGTCCTCGCAGCGCGCCTCGCACGGCAACAGCCGTTCGCACAACGTGCCCGGCTCGATCGGCATGGCGCAGGACCCGGGCCGCGTGTTCCCGGGCAAGCGCATGACCGGCCACATGGGCGACGAGACCGTCACCACCCAGAACCTCGACGTCGTGCGCGTCGACGCCGAGCGCAGCCTGCTGCTGATCCGCGGCGCCGTGCCCGGCTCGAAGGGCGGCTTCGTCACCGTGCGTCCCGCCGTCAAGGCGAAGCCCGCCGGCGCCGCGAAGGGAGCGAAGTAACCATGCAACTCGAACTCCTGAACGAGCAGGGCCAGGCCGCGTCGAAGATCGACGCTCCCGAGACCGTGTTCGGCCGCGAATACAACGAGGACCTGGTGCACCAGGTCGTCGTCGCCTTCCAGGCGAACGCCCGCCAGGGCACGCGCAAGCAGAAGGACCGCCAAGAGGTCAAGCACTCGACCAAGAAGCCGTTCAAGCAGAAGGGCACCGGCCGCGCGCGCGCCGGCATGACGTCGTCCCCGCTGTGGCGTGGCGGCGGACGCATCTTCCCGAACAGCCCGGACGAGAACTTCACCCAGAAGATCAACAAGAAGATGTACCGCGCCGGCATGGCGTCCATCTTCTCGCAGCTGGCCCGCGAAGGCCGGCTGGCGGTGGTCGATTCGATCAAGGTCGATTCGCCCAAGACCAAGCAACTCGCGCAGCGCTTCAAGGCGATGAACCTTGACTCCGTGCTGGTGATCGCCGACGAGGTCGACGAGAACCTGTACCTGGCGTCGCGCAACCTGGCCAACGTGCTCGTCGTCGAGCCGCGTTACGCCGACCCGCTGTCGCTGGTGCACTACAAGAAGGTGCTCGTCACCAAGGCCGCCATCGACCAGCTCAAGGAGATGTTCGCATGAGCCGCGTCAATCCCACTCCCGCTGAACGCAAGTTCGACGAAGGCCGGCTGATGCAGGTGCTCGTCGCGCCGATCGTGTCCGAGAAGGCCACGTCCGTCGCCGAGAAGAGCAACTCGGTCACCTTCAAGGTGCTGCAGGATGCCACCAAGCCCGAGATCAAGGCGGCCGTCGAACTGATGTTCAAGGTCGAGGTCAAGGGCGTCTCCGTCGTCAACATCAAGGGCAAGACCAAGCGCTTCGGCCGCTCGGTGGGCCGCCGCGACCACGTTCGCAAGGCCTACGTGACGCTGAAGGAAGGTCAAGAGCTGAACCTGTCCGGGGAGGCTGCGTAACATGGCCGTCATCAAGATGAAACCGACCACCCCCGGCCAACGGGGCATGGTCAAGATCTCGCGCGGGCACCTGCACAAGGGTGAAGGCTACGCGCCGCTGCTGGAACCGCAGCACCAGAAGTCGGGCCGCAACAACAACGGCCACATCACGACGCGCCACAAGGGCGGCGGGCATCGCCACCACTACCGCGTCGTCGACTTCCGCCGCAACAAGGACGGCATCGCCGCCAAGGTCGAGCGCATCGAGTACGACCCGAACCGCACGGCGCACCTGGCCCTGGTGGTCTACGCCGACGGCGAGCGCCGCTACATCATCGCCCCGCGTGGCGTTGAAGTCGGCCAGACGCTGATGTCCGGTTCCGAGGCGCCGATCCGCGCGGGCAACACCCTGCCGGTGCGCAACATCCCCGTCGGCTCGACGATCCACTGCATCGAGCTGAAGCCGGGCGGCGGCGCGCAGATCGCGCGTTCCGCGGGCGCCTCGGCGACGCTGCTGGCGCGCGAAGGCACGTACGCCCAGGTGCGCATGCGCTCGGGCGAAGTGCGCAAGATCCACATCGAGTGCCGCGCCACGATCGGCGAGGTCTCGAACGAGGAACACAGCCTGCGCCAGATCGGCAAGGCCGGCGTCAAGCGCCACATGGGCATCCGCCCGACGGTGCGCGGCGTCGTGATGAACCCGGTGGACCACCCGCACGGCGGCGGCGAAGGCAAGACCGGCGAAGGCCGCCACCCGGTGGACCCGTGGGGCAACCTCACGAAGGGCTACCGCACCCGCAACAACAAGCGCACGCAGACGTTCATCGTCTCGCGCCGCAAGAAGTGAAGAAGGGACATTAAGAGATGACTCGCTCCCTCAAGAAAGGTCCCTTCGTCGACCACCAC carries:
- a CDS encoding (2Fe-2S) ferredoxin domain-containing protein, whose product is MTDSAPSYYKHHVFFCLNERDKGEASCAPHGARAALDRCKAKVKEAGLAGPGGVRVNQAGCMNRCQGGPIAVVYPEAVWYTYVDESDIDEIVESHLKNGRVVQRLLTPLHLGR
- a CDS encoding alpha/beta hydrolase, which encodes MNLRTRRFTIAGPAGAIEMLADEPGEGAPPHGTAVIAHPHPLFAGTMENKVVQTLARAFVQSGWRSLRFNFRGVGASEGAHDEGRGELDDLLHIVAQEAPPGPLALAGFSFGSFVAAGAVARLWAERTPEKIVLVGTAASRFTVATLPAEAHDRTLVVHGEEDDTVPLASVMDWARPQQLPVTVVPGGGHFFHGQLPLLKSLVVRHLRS
- a CDS encoding D-alanyl-D-alanine carboxypeptidase family protein, which translates into the protein MNRFLKALLAPVLAFACIAAWAQTPQPPEIAARSYLLVDVSANQVLAGRDIDSPVEPASLTKLMTQYLVFDALRARKITLEQRLPVSVRAWKIGGSTMFIDPKMTVPVDDLIKGMIVQSGNDATIALAEGVGGTVEHFVELMNQQAKTLGMKNTAYRNPEGLTTAGHTTTARDLSILATRILQDFPEYLHYYSIRKYRYEGTPTANDTNRNMLLFRDPTVDGLKTGHTEAAGYCLIATAKRDFPNLQGRRLLAIVLGASSETARANEAQKLLNWGYTAYEGVKLFDANQAVVTPEVWKGTQKTAKLGRAQPIVLAVPAGTSARIKTQVARPDPLLAPLAKGQQVAVLKVSSGDQPLMEVPLVALEGVEQAGILSRAWDSVRLWVK
- the rpsL gene encoding 30S ribosomal protein S12, with amino-acid sequence MPTINQLVRQGREVEKTKSKSPAMQNSPQRRGVCTRVYTTTPKKPNSALRKVAKVRLTNGFEVISYIGGEGHNLQEHSVVLVRGGRVKDLPGVRYHIVRGSLDLQGVKDRKQSRSKYGAKRPKKA
- the rpsG gene encoding 30S ribosomal protein S7, with translation MPRRREVPKREILPDPKYGNVELAKFMNVIMQGGKKAIAERIVYGALEQIEKKNPGKDPVEAFTMAINNVKPMVEVKSRRVGGANYQVPVEVRPIRRLALSMRWLKEAAKKRGEKSMALRLANELMEATEGRGGAMKKRDEVHRMAEANKAFSHFRF
- the fusA gene encoding elongation factor G; amino-acid sequence: MARKTPIERYRNIGISAHIDAGKTTTTERILYYTGVNHKIGEVHDGAATMDWMEQEQERGITITSAATTCFWKGMDMSFPEHRINIIDTPGHVDFTIEVERSMRVLDGACMVYCAVGGVQPQSETVWRQANKYRVPRLAFVNKMDRTGANFFKVYEQMKARLKANPVPIVIPIGAEENFTGVVDLRKMKAIYWDEASQGMKFTFEEIPADLVESAKEWREKMVEAAAEANEELMNKYLEEGDLTETEITLGLRTRTIAGEIQPMLCGTAFKNKGVQRMLDAVIELMPSPVDIPPVKGTDEDEKEVTRKADDNEKFSALAFKLMTDPFVGQLTFVRVYSGVLSKGDSVYNPIRGKKERIGRIVQMHANNRQEIEEIRAGDIAACVGLKDVTTGETLCDPASIVMLERMVFPEPVIAQAVEPKTKADQEKMGVALSRLAAEDPSFRVKTDEESGQTIIAGMGELHLEIIVDRMKREFGVEANVGKPQVAYRETIRKKVTDVEGKFVRQSGGKGQYGHVVFTVEPQESGKGFEFVDAIKGGVVPREFIPAVEKGVNEALNTGVMAGYPVVDVKVTLTFGSYHEVDSNENAFKMAAIFGFKEAAKKASPVILEPMMAVEVETPEDYAGNVMGDLSSRRGMVQGMDDMPGGGKIIKAEVPLSEMFGYSTTLRSMSQGRATYTMEFKHYAEAPKNVAEAIISARTK
- the tuf gene encoding elongation factor Tu, with product MAKGKFERTKPHVNVGTIGHVDHGKTTLTAAITSVLAAKFGGEAKAYDQIDAAPEEKARGITINTAHVEYETSKRHYAHVDCPGHADYVKNMITGAAQMDGAILVVSAADGPMPQTREHILLARQVGVPYIIVFMNKCDMVDDAELLELVEMEVRELLSKYEFPGDDTPIVKGSAKLAMEGDKGELGEQAIMKLADALDSYIPTPERAIDGAFLMPVEDVFSISGRGTVVTGRVERGVIKVGEEIEIVGLKATLKTTCTGVEMFRKLLDQGQAGDNVGILLRGTKREEVERGQVLCKPGSIKPHTHFTAEIYVLSKDEGGRHTPFFNNYRPQFYFRTTDVTGAIELPKDKEMVMPGDNVTITVKLIAPIAMEEGLRFAIREGGKTVGAGVVAKIME
- the rpsJ gene encoding 30S ribosomal protein S10 codes for the protein MATQQKIRIRLKAFDYKLIDQSAAEIVDTAKRTGAIVKGPVPLPTRMKRFDILRSPHVNKSSRDQFEIRTHQRLMDIVDPTDKTVDALMKLDLPAGVDVEIKLQ
- a CDS encoding M3 family metallopeptidase yields the protein MRPTRAAAACALFATLSIPFLPALAAPAPVGASGVLTGTPAQFLEGCRADMAQAKAGMAALKLLKAAPAGVLEAYDKAQWHLSAANARASLGHETHPDKAMREAAETCDQETQELGTEFSLDRGIYDALAAIDAKALDAAGRYYVERTLLGFRLAGVDRDEATRNRVKQIEGDLVKLSQEFARNIRESVLRMEVDPADLEGLPEDYVKAHKPNAAGKVVLTTDSPDYVPFMSYARRGAVREAYWKLYRTRAYPKNIAVLEQILAKRHEKATLLGFRNWADYITADKMIESGTKAGEFIEKISTAADARSRRDYADLLARKQKDEPAAAALNPWDTGYLTDRIKSEKFGVDAREVRPYFQYENVKNAVLATTGKLFGIRYQRVANAKVWAPEVEAYDVFDGSRLLGRIYLDMHPRANKYKHYAQFTLVPGKADVALPEGVLVCNFPQPKDGDPGLMQHNDVVTFFHEFGHLVHHVLAGQQRWSGAGVEWDFVEAPSQMLEEWARDPKTLQSFAIHYQTKQPIPLALAQKLKDAEEFGNGLFVRQQMSLAAISLGLHNRDPKGLDTTLFTAQQQEKYTPFKYVPGTHFQTAFGHLDGYSAIYYTYMWSLVIAKDMYSAFTAQGDIMKPDAAMKYRKYVLEATGTKPAANLVSDFLGRPYGFQAYEDWLNGKR
- the rplC gene encoding 50S ribosomal protein L3; translation: MSLSTQLGLLGRKVGMMRLFTDDGDAVPVTVVDVSGNRVTQVKSQDTDGYVALQVTFGKRRASRVSKPMAGHLAKAGVEAGEIIQEFRVTADTAAKYAAGATVPVADLFAAGQKVDVQGTSIGKGYAGTIKRHNMSSQRASHGNSRSHNVPGSIGMAQDPGRVFPGKRMTGHMGDETVTTQNLDVVRVDAERSLLLIRGAVPGSKGGFVTVRPAVKAKPAGAAKGAK